In a genomic window of Meleagris gallopavo isolate NT-WF06-2002-E0010 breed Aviagen turkey brand Nicholas breeding stock chromosome 1, Turkey_5.1, whole genome shotgun sequence:
- the CHRNA10 gene encoding neuronal acetylcholine receptor subunit alpha-10, which produces MGSVPLPACLLALGLAGTVLAPGCGAAEGRLAHKLFHDLFANYSSALRPAEDTERALNVTLQVTLSQIIDMDERNQVLTSYLWVRQAWLDAHLAWDKEAYGGIDSIRIPSSYVWRPDIVLYNNANERFGGSMETNVVLRSDGHIMWDAPAITKSSCKVDVSYFPFDGQQCHLTFGSWTYNGNQIDLRNRLDTGDLTDFVENVEWEVLGMPATRNVVTYGCCSEPYPDVTYTLLLRRRASFYIFNLLLPCIMISFLAPLGFYLPADSGEKVSLGVTVLLALTVFQLLVAESMPPSESVPLIGEPRGGHGAPGGEIRTPHRPSCPIGKYYIATMTMITASTALTIFIMNIHHCGPGARPVPPWARRLILHHLARALCVVLVGESAGRPQREGTGRTGPRDPPGEGAEPGLCPHSRCLCHHHAVLSSVGYIAGVFRRHRTAQRHAAEWKKVAKVMDRFFMWVFFLMVFLMSVLVIGNAA; this is translated from the exons ATGGGGAGCGTTCCACTGCCCGCCTGCCTGCTGGCGCTCGGCCTCGCCGGCACCGTCCTGGCCCCAG gctgtggggctgcagagggCCGGCTCGCCCACAAGCTGTTCCACGACCTCTTCGCCAACTACTCCAGCGCCCTGCGGCCCGCCGAGGACACGGAGCGGGCGCTCAATGTCACCCTGCAGGTCACCCTGTCCCAGATCATCGACATG GACGAGCGGAACCAGGTGCTCACCTCCTACCTGTGGGTCCGCCAGGCCTGGCTGGACGCCCACCTGGCCTGGGATAAGGAGGCCTACGGTGGCATCGACAGCATCCGCATCCCCAGCAGCTACGTCTGGAGGCCCGACATCGTCCTCTACAACAA CGCCAACGAGCGTTTCGGCGGCTCCATGGAGACCAACGTGGTGCTGCGCTCTGACGGACACATCATGTGGGACGCTCCCGCCATCACCAAGAGCTCCTGCAAGGTGGACGTCTCCTACTTCCCCTTCGACGGGCAGCAGTGCCACCTCACCTTCGGCTCCTGGACCTACAACGGGAACCAGATCGACCTCCGCAACCGCCTGGACACGGGCGACCTGACCGACTTCGTGGAGAACGTGGAGTGGGAGGTGCTGGGCATGCCGGCCACGCGCAACGTGGTCACCTACGGCTGCTGCTCGGAGCCCTACCCCGACGTCACCTACACGCTGCTGCTGCGCCGCCGCGCCTCCTTCTACATCTTCaacctgctgctgccctgcatcATGATCTCCTTCCTGGCACCACTGGGGTTCTACCTGCCCGCCGACTCCGGGGAGAAGGTGTCTCTGGGGGTGACGGTGCTGCTGGCTCTCACCGTGTTCCAGCTGCTGGTGGCGGAGAGCATGCCGCCCTCAGAGAGCGTGCCGCTCATCGGTGAGCCCAGGGGAGGGCACGGGGCGCCCGGCGGTGAGATCCGCACCCCTCATCGCCCCTCTTGCCCCATAGGGAAGTACTACATCGCCACCATGACCATGATCACCGCCTCCACCGCTCTGACCATCTTCATCATGAACATCCACCACTGCGGGCCGGGCGCCCGCCCGGTGCCACCCTGGGCACGCCGCCTCATCCTGCACCACCTGGCGCGCGCCCTCTGC GTAGTGCTGGTGGGAGAGTCCGC CGGCCGGCCACAGAGAGAGGGGACGGGGAGGACGGGGCCGAGGGACCCCCCCGGAGAGGGCGCGGAGCCGGGGCTGTGCCCCCACAGCCGCTGCCTCTGCCACCACCACGCGGTGCTCAGCAGCGTGGGGTACATCGCCGGCGTCTTCCGACGGCACCGCACCGCCCAGCGCCACGCCGCCGAGTGGAAGAAGGTGGCCAAGGTGATGGACCGCTTCTTCATGTGGGTCTTCTTCCTCATGGTCTTCCTCATGAGCGTGCTGGTGATCGGCAATGCTGCCTGA